From a single Paenibacillus sp. FSL W8-0426 genomic region:
- a CDS encoding BtrH N-terminal domain-containing protein yields the protein MSKIIEEFIPFEGEHCETTTMGNLLQFAGVRISEPMLFGLGQGLGFIYWDSKGMDFPFIGGRVKPDELTACIASRLNFTIKAQETSSIKKAWQNVQSFIEHGIPVGLKLDSYYLDYFTNKVHFAAHYAVIYGMDEEYAYMADTRQQGGLVKTSLDHLAMARNAKGPMSSRNRSFTIEPLDTRPPLMPAIRLSLAQNAHDYLNPPISNMGNKGIVKMSKEILNWPSRSKNVEHDLCLTALLMERAGTGGALFRNLYRDFLKECVELSGDPKVEQAYLLFTAIAPMWVHVSSMIDLAGRTGNYQELNQVSELLLEIADKERIAMGFLLKD from the coding sequence ATGTCTAAAATAATTGAGGAGTTCATTCCTTTTGAAGGGGAACATTGCGAGACGACAACCATGGGCAATTTACTTCAATTTGCGGGCGTCCGCATATCCGAGCCGATGTTATTCGGACTTGGGCAAGGGCTGGGATTCATATATTGGGATTCAAAGGGGATGGATTTCCCTTTTATTGGGGGAAGGGTTAAGCCGGATGAATTGACTGCTTGCATAGCATCCCGACTCAATTTCACCATAAAAGCGCAGGAGACTTCGTCCATAAAAAAAGCGTGGCAGAACGTACAGAGCTTCATCGAACACGGAATTCCGGTAGGGCTTAAATTAGATTCCTATTACTTGGATTATTTCACGAACAAAGTACACTTTGCCGCCCATTATGCTGTAATATACGGCATGGATGAAGAATACGCCTACATGGCGGATACCAGACAACAGGGAGGACTTGTGAAGACAAGTTTGGACCATTTGGCTATGGCCAGAAACGCTAAGGGGCCCATGAGCTCCAGGAATCGTTCCTTTACGATCGAACCGCTCGACACCCGTCCGCCGCTTATGCCCGCTATACGATTATCTTTAGCCCAAAATGCACATGACTACTTGAACCCGCCCATTAGCAATATGGGGAATAAAGGCATTGTAAAAATGAGCAAGGAAATCCTGAATTGGCCTTCCCGCAGTAAAAATGTGGAGCACGATCTATGCTTGACTGCTTTACTAATGGAAAGAGCGGGAACCGGCGGCGCTTTGTTTCGCAATCTGTATCGGGATTTTTTAAAAGAATGCGTGGAGCTGTCGGGTGACCCCAAAGTTGAACAGGCATACTTGTTGTTTACTGCAATCGCTCCAATGTGGGTTCACGTTTCTTCTATGATCGATCTTGCGGGAAGAACGGGAAACTACCAGGAGTTGAATCAGGTTTCCGAGCTTTTGCTCGAGATTGCAGATAAAGAACGCATAGCCATGGGATTTCTATTAAAAGACTGA
- a CDS encoding 2-dehydropantoate 2-reductase N-terminal domain-containing protein, with protein MSAKQDRILIFGAGVIGSMYAIKLIEAGFDVTLFARSNRFKSLRENGLQYKEKETVKSIQVNVIDTLENDDVYDFIFVTVRYDRAESALLALKDNQSKNIVTMTNNSIGFSSWLDIVGDRLLPAFPGFGGQIKDGVLHARFLPRIIVATAFGEMNGVVTERIKNLAKCFEAAKLPYVIKKDMQAYLITHSVSDIAMMGTLYSENKIINKKTVRTRKTARKITVTLKAYLRAIQKAGVSIDPPILKMVLQCPNVFLDLFFMTWLRTKMVRDMMLPDYANHANNEIVQLSNDLMEFLSQNDVKSEILA; from the coding sequence ATGTCAGCAAAACAAGATCGAATTTTAATTTTTGGTGCAGGTGTTATCGGGAGCATGTACGCAATTAAGCTCATTGAAGCAGGGTTTGACGTTACCCTGTTTGCACGTTCTAATAGATTTAAATCATTAAGAGAAAATGGCCTGCAATATAAGGAAAAAGAGACGGTTAAATCGATCCAAGTGAATGTCATTGATACGCTCGAAAACGACGATGTATACGATTTTATTTTCGTTACCGTTCGTTATGATCGGGCCGAATCAGCGTTGTTAGCGCTAAAAGATAATCAAAGCAAAAATATAGTTACGATGACTAATAATTCAATTGGATTCTCTTCGTGGCTGGACATCGTAGGGGATAGACTTTTACCAGCTTTTCCCGGCTTCGGCGGACAGATTAAAGATGGAGTATTGCATGCTCGATTTCTACCAAGGATTATAGTGGCAACTGCATTTGGAGAAATGAATGGTGTAGTGACAGAACGCATAAAAAACCTCGCAAAATGTTTTGAAGCAGCAAAGCTTCCCTACGTTATTAAAAAGGATATGCAAGCGTATCTAATCACACATTCCGTATCAGACATTGCCATGATGGGCACTTTGTATTCTGAGAATAAGATCATTAACAAAAAAACAGTTAGAACCAGAAAGACGGCACGCAAAATAACAGTCACTTTAAAAGCGTATCTAAGGGCAATACAAAAAGCTGGCGTTTCAATTGATCCACCAATACTTAAAATGGTGCTTCAATGTCCAAACGTATTCTTGGATCTATTCTTTATGACATGGCTACGAACTAAAATGGTTAGGGATATGATGTTGCCGGATTATGCGAATCATGCTAACAATGAGATTGTGCAGCTGAGTAATGATTTAATGGAATTTTTAAGTCAAAATGATGTCAAATCGGAAATCCTTGCCTAA
- a CDS encoding TetR/AcrR family transcriptional regulator, producing MNKQPQITEKTRQKFIEVFCELYSQKPIEKISVQEIANKSGYNRSTFYQYFTDIYELLDSVENELLNDIKKELANKEISMHTVQDTLYCLDKREHLLVLNALLGDYGSARFLKRLKKEITLDQLELNIPQNHSLTPYFIEFYLTTSLSLFRLWLQRQKDLSSEEFFKLVENLYSKGITPYFKE from the coding sequence ATGAATAAGCAACCCCAAATAACGGAGAAAACAAGACAAAAGTTTATAGAAGTTTTTTGTGAGTTATATAGCCAAAAGCCGATTGAGAAAATTTCGGTTCAGGAAATTGCGAATAAGTCCGGATATAACCGCAGCACCTTTTATCAATACTTTACTGACATTTACGAATTGTTAGACTCTGTTGAGAATGAGTTATTGAATGACATTAAAAAAGAATTGGCGAATAAAGAGATATCGATGCATACGGTTCAAGATACGCTCTATTGTCTGGATAAAAGAGAACATCTCCTGGTTCTTAATGCCCTCTTAGGCGATTATGGAAGTGCCCGTTTTTTAAAACGCTTAAAAAAAGAAATCACTTTGGATCAATTAGAATTAAACATTCCGCAAAACCATTCCTTAACGCCATACTTCATTGAGTTTTACCTGACAACTTCCCTTTCTTTATTTCGTCTTTGGCTCCAGCGTCAAAAGGATTTATCGTCAGAAGAATTTTTCAAGTTAGTGGAGAACCTATATTCAAAAGGGATTACGCCCTATTTTAAAGAATGA
- a CDS encoding amidohydrolase family protein, which yields MRVDAHQHYWKIDRNDYGWITPGLPELYRDFMPADLEPYLVKHELDASILVQAAPTIEETRFLLSIADQTPSVAGVVGWLDLLDADHRQHYDQFRRSPKFKGFRIMIQDMPDASRILEPAFVKALRSYADEEVPVDLLLVSEQMAFVAELLREIPNLRGVIDHLAKPQIKQKTFEPWKSYMSEFAQHPGMYCKLSGLVTEGDHAAWSPDDFPPYIRTAIELFGPERVMFGSDWPVCLLAADYSEVVDLLKCSIPEEWGKPQIERLFGANAQEFYKL from the coding sequence ATGCGTGTTGACGCTCATCAGCATTACTGGAAGATCGATCGGAATGACTACGGCTGGATTACCCCCGGGCTGCCTGAACTGTATCGCGATTTTATGCCGGCCGATTTGGAACCATATTTGGTGAAACATGAACTGGATGCAAGCATCCTTGTCCAGGCGGCTCCCACAATCGAGGAGACCCGTTTCCTTCTCAGTATTGCCGACCAGACGCCATCGGTTGCCGGTGTGGTAGGCTGGCTCGATCTCTTGGATGCGGATCACAGGCAGCATTATGATCAATTTCGGCGCAGCCCCAAATTTAAGGGCTTCCGGATTATGATCCAGGACATGCCGGATGCCTCCCGCATTCTGGAACCGGCCTTTGTCAAAGCGCTCCGCAGCTATGCCGATGAGGAAGTACCGGTGGACTTGCTGCTCGTATCGGAACAAATGGCTTTTGTGGCTGAGCTGCTCAGGGAAATCCCGAATTTGCGGGGGGTCATTGACCATCTTGCCAAACCTCAGATTAAACAGAAGACATTCGAGCCTTGGAAATCGTATATGAGCGAATTTGCCCAACATCCCGGAATGTATTGCAAATTATCCGGACTGGTAACGGAAGGCGATCATGCGGCTTGGAGCCCGGATGATTTTCCCCCCTATATCCGAACGGCTATAGAACTGTTTGGACCTGAACGGGTCATGTTTGGCAGCGACTGGCCGGTATGCCTGCTTGCCGCGGATTATTCGGAAGTTGTTGATCTCCTGAAATGCTCAATTCCCGAGGAGTGGGGCAAACCTCAAATTGAGCGTTTATTTGGAGCCAATGCACAGGAGTTTTACAAGCTATGA
- a CDS encoding glycoside hydrolase family 95 protein translates to MASLDSGRRLWYREPAVVWNEALPVGNGRLGAMIFGRTAEEKLSLNEDSIWYGGPRDRNNEDALVHLPQIRKLILDGKLREAEELAGMAMAGLPESQRHYLPLGDLLLSFANHDLPAEDYMRELDLDNGVSRIRYKIGDIRYTREIFASYPDQAIIMRISADHKNAISLKARFNRNNWRYLEKNEKWEQSGLVMRGECGGKGGSTFNAVLKAVTEEGKCRTVGEYLLVNDADSVTLMLAAGTTFRHPDPELEAKRRLDSISKMTYSDLLERHTADYRALYARVELTLPERADLSLLPTDERLARIREGEDDHGLISTYFQYGRYLLISSSRPGSLPANLQGIWNDSFLPAWDSKYTININAQMNYWLAENGNLSECHEPLFDLIERMREPGRTTAKVMYGCRGFTAHHNTDIWGDTAPQDTYLPASFWPMGAAWLCLHLWEHYEYTQDRHFLARAYETMKEAALFLLDYLIEDEEGRLVTCPSVSPENSYMLANGETGVLCAGASMDFQIIDALFKACIASSEIIGMDAAFRKELAAALERLPQPQIGRYGQIQEWMNDYEELEPGHRHISHLFALYPGESFSVERTPELAKAARITLERRLSNGGGHTGWSRAWIINFWARLQDGTQTYDNVKALLAHSTLPNLFDNHPPFQIDGNFGGTAGITEMLLQSHGGILRLLPALPEEWSHGTVKGLRARGGFTLDFAWDSGQISTAVVECTVSGPCRLEAPGLRPVTFEGTAGQSYTFTRQEEQ, encoded by the coding sequence ATGGCGAGCTTAGATTCGGGCCGGCGATTATGGTATCGTGAGCCGGCAGTCGTATGGAACGAAGCGCTCCCGGTTGGTAACGGAAGATTGGGAGCCATGATCTTCGGAAGAACAGCTGAGGAGAAACTGTCGCTGAACGAGGACTCTATATGGTACGGAGGACCTCGTGATCGCAACAATGAAGATGCACTGGTCCACTTGCCTCAGATACGCAAGTTGATTCTGGATGGAAAACTTCGTGAGGCGGAAGAGCTTGCGGGAATGGCGATGGCCGGACTTCCCGAATCCCAGCGGCATTATCTGCCGCTTGGCGACCTGCTCCTGTCGTTCGCTAATCATGATTTGCCGGCGGAGGACTATATGAGGGAGCTTGACCTCGACAATGGAGTATCCCGGATCCGATATAAAATCGGGGATATCCGTTATACGAGAGAGATATTTGCTAGCTACCCGGATCAGGCAATCATAATGCGAATCTCTGCAGATCACAAGAATGCCATCTCCTTGAAAGCCCGGTTTAACAGAAACAACTGGCGTTACCTGGAAAAGAACGAGAAATGGGAGCAGAGCGGACTCGTTATGCGCGGAGAATGCGGTGGGAAAGGAGGCAGCACGTTTAATGCTGTACTAAAAGCTGTCACGGAGGAAGGCAAGTGCCGGACCGTGGGTGAATATTTGCTGGTGAATGATGCCGACTCGGTAACGTTGATGCTTGCCGCCGGAACGACTTTCCGGCATCCTGATCCGGAGCTGGAGGCCAAACGGAGGCTGGACTCGATAAGTAAAATGACTTATTCCGATTTGCTGGAACGGCATACCGCCGATTACCGTGCCTTGTATGCAAGGGTGGAGCTGACCCTTCCGGAGCGGGCTGATTTAAGTTTGCTTCCGACCGACGAGCGGCTTGCCAGGATACGTGAAGGGGAGGACGACCACGGTTTAATCTCAACTTATTTCCAATATGGCCGATACCTGCTCATCTCCTCCAGCAGGCCGGGTTCCTTGCCGGCAAATCTGCAGGGGATCTGGAACGATAGTTTTCTTCCGGCTTGGGATAGTAAATACACCATTAATATCAATGCGCAAATGAACTACTGGCTTGCAGAAAATGGTAATCTATCCGAATGCCATGAACCGCTGTTCGATTTAATAGAACGCATGCGCGAGCCCGGACGGACAACGGCGAAGGTAATGTATGGCTGCAGGGGATTCACCGCTCATCATAATACCGATATCTGGGGGGATACAGCACCCCAGGATACCTACCTGCCGGCTTCTTTCTGGCCGATGGGCGCGGCTTGGCTTTGCCTGCATTTGTGGGAGCATTACGAGTATACTCAGGACCGGCACTTTCTTGCCCGAGCTTATGAGACGATGAAAGAGGCGGCATTATTTCTGCTGGATTACTTGATTGAAGATGAAGAGGGACGCCTTGTTACCTGTCCGTCTGTTTCCCCTGAGAATAGCTACATGCTCGCTAACGGTGAGACAGGAGTATTATGTGCCGGGGCGTCCATGGATTTTCAGATTATCGATGCTTTGTTTAAGGCCTGCATCGCAAGCTCGGAAATCATCGGGATGGATGCGGCATTCCGGAAGGAACTGGCAGCGGCTCTGGAACGCCTTCCACAGCCGCAAATTGGCCGTTATGGCCAAATCCAGGAGTGGATGAACGATTATGAGGAGCTAGAACCGGGTCATCGTCACATCTCGCATTTGTTTGCCCTTTACCCGGGAGAAAGCTTCAGCGTGGAACGTACGCCCGAACTGGCTAAAGCGGCCCGGATCACGTTGGAGCGCAGATTGTCGAACGGCGGCGGACATACCGGATGGAGCCGGGCCTGGATTATCAATTTCTGGGCCAGACTTCAGGACGGGACACAAACTTACGATAACGTAAAAGCGCTCTTGGCACATTCGACACTGCCTAATCTGTTTGATAATCATCCGCCCTTCCAAATTGACGGCAATTTTGGCGGAACGGCGGGCATAACCGAAATGTTATTGCAAAGCCACGGCGGAATCCTCCGGCTGCTGCCGGCTTTGCCTGAGGAGTGGAGTCATGGAACCGTTAAAGGACTGAGAGCCCGGGGAGGTTTTACGCTTGATTTTGCGTGGGATTCAGGTCAAATATCAACCGCTGTGGTGGAGTGCACCGTTTCCGGTCCTTGCCGTTTGGAAGCCCCCGGTTTACGACCCGTGACCTTTGAAGGAACCGCAGGGCAATCCTACACCTTTACTCGCCAAGAAGAGCAATAG
- a CDS encoding helix-turn-helix domain-containing protein produces the protein MKVLTVDDEPLILSGLVKIVQEVAPLGTEVRKATNAYDALDLMKDYMPDVTITDLNMPEKNGFELIEEIKLGGWCDRFIILTGYDEFEYVRRALRTGVVDYLLKPIDKGEIAGLLGRIREELPNESDADYSCRAKRILTYIQIHFRKDLSLDDLAERMNLHPNYISSLFKKETGHTFINYLNMLRIQAAQELLLSNSELSVSAIGQQVGYDSKHYFSKVFKKYTGTTPGAYRNNEI, from the coding sequence ATGAAGGTATTGACAGTTGACGATGAGCCGCTAATCTTAAGCGGGCTGGTTAAAATTGTGCAGGAAGTCGCTCCCTTGGGAACCGAGGTCCGTAAGGCAACAAATGCTTATGATGCGCTTGACCTGATGAAGGACTATATGCCCGATGTAACCATTACAGATCTGAATATGCCGGAGAAAAACGGCTTTGAGCTGATTGAGGAAATCAAACTCGGCGGATGGTGCGACCGTTTCATTATTCTGACAGGTTATGATGAATTTGAATATGTGCGCAGAGCGCTTCGAACTGGCGTGGTGGACTATCTGCTAAAGCCGATAGACAAAGGCGAAATCGCTGGTCTGCTTGGGCGTATAAGAGAAGAACTGCCAAACGAATCCGATGCGGATTATTCCTGTCGTGCCAAGCGGATCCTCACGTATATCCAAATTCATTTCCGCAAAGATCTTTCATTGGACGACCTTGCCGAGCGAATGAATCTTCATCCCAACTATATCAGCAGTTTGTTTAAGAAAGAAACCGGGCATACCTTCATCAATTACCTCAATATGTTACGAATCCAGGCGGCCCAGGAGCTGCTGCTGTCCAACAGCGAGCTTTCTGTCAGCGCGATTGGCCAGCAGGTCGGATACGACAGCAAACATTATTTCTCGAAGGTATTCAAGAAATACACGGGTACTACTCCAGGGGCCTACCGGAATAATGAAATATAA
- a CDS encoding extracellular solute-binding protein — protein sequence MKKKKGKKALLLSLSIVMLTVLLSACGSGNNNPGQSAGAETESQSSADNGEVKELSLFIDASWYPVKEWKGPVAEKITEKTGVKLKVTVATDDKQLPLMISSGDLPDLVFTYANIDRMSDSKLSYPWNELIEKYAPDFKIDDTRKAIHTMDDGNFYTVRNSFATQEEMSKNKYAIGSDGNPGIAVREDILKELGNPPIQSVDDFVKVLGRVKEKYPDMIPLIMDKDWIEQYFMQQFGLEALIDGWYERDGKIDYAIRQPEMLEYFKFMNSLYRSGYILGENYAYTNDQIDDQYALSGKAFAHSHTVAVADTDNIKAKSDGKPYTFKMLPSALSENTKIVSTGLGFAGTFITKKNKDPEASIKFLQYLASDEGKKLTMFGVEGEHWTWNDKGYPDLKYSPSDADFINNNGIKWWYLYNDGVMEGLQGYVPGTQKTQALMERKAVTVYKPEIGLIQTQPDSEEKTMKTKIDEMIKNEKVKIYLAQSEEEAVANYEAMINNAENMGLQRLVDWANEVYQKKKDLFVK from the coding sequence ATGAAAAAGAAAAAGGGGAAGAAAGCACTGCTTTTGTCACTTAGCATAGTTATGCTAACCGTGTTATTGTCTGCCTGCGGCAGCGGCAATAACAATCCTGGCCAGAGCGCAGGGGCGGAGACTGAGAGTCAGTCCTCGGCGGATAACGGGGAAGTCAAGGAACTCTCCTTATTCATCGACGCCTCCTGGTATCCGGTTAAAGAATGGAAAGGGCCGGTCGCCGAGAAGATTACGGAAAAAACGGGCGTGAAGCTCAAAGTAACAGTGGCTACGGACGATAAACAGCTTCCCTTAATGATTTCTTCCGGTGACCTGCCGGATCTGGTGTTCACCTATGCCAATATTGACCGCATGTCCGATTCCAAGCTGTCTTATCCCTGGAACGAGCTGATCGAGAAGTATGCGCCTGACTTTAAAATAGACGATACGAGAAAAGCGATCCATACGATGGATGACGGCAATTTCTATACCGTCCGGAACTCTTTTGCGACCCAGGAGGAAATGAGTAAAAATAAATACGCGATCGGCAGCGATGGAAATCCCGGTATAGCCGTAAGGGAGGATATCCTGAAGGAATTAGGCAATCCGCCCATTCAATCGGTCGATGATTTCGTCAAGGTATTGGGCAGGGTTAAAGAGAAATACCCGGATATGATTCCTTTGATCATGGATAAAGACTGGATCGAGCAGTATTTTATGCAGCAGTTCGGTTTAGAGGCGCTCATCGATGGCTGGTACGAACGTGACGGAAAAATCGATTATGCCATTAGACAGCCTGAGATGCTGGAGTACTTCAAGTTTATGAATAGCCTTTATCGCAGTGGATATATTCTGGGCGAAAACTATGCTTACACCAACGATCAGATTGACGATCAGTACGCATTAAGCGGTAAAGCATTTGCTCACAGTCATACTGTCGCTGTGGCAGACACGGATAACATTAAAGCCAAAAGCGACGGAAAACCTTACACGTTCAAAATGCTGCCGAGCGCCTTGTCCGAAAATACCAAGATCGTAAGCACCGGACTAGGCTTTGCGGGTACGTTTATTACGAAAAAAAACAAGGATCCGGAGGCATCGATTAAGTTCCTCCAATACCTGGCCAGCGACGAAGGCAAAAAACTAACCATGTTTGGCGTCGAAGGCGAGCATTGGACATGGAATGACAAGGGATATCCGGATTTGAAATACTCTCCTTCCGATGCCGATTTCATTAACAACAACGGGATTAAGTGGTGGTATTTGTACAACGACGGAGTCATGGAAGGGCTGCAGGGTTATGTTCCGGGAACCCAGAAGACGCAGGCTTTGATGGAGAGAAAAGCTGTAACCGTCTATAAACCGGAAATAGGATTGATTCAAACGCAGCCTGATTCCGAGGAGAAGACGATGAAAACAAAAATCGACGAAATGATTAAAAATGAAAAAGTAAAAATATATCTGGCCCAATCGGAAGAAGAAGCCGTGGCCAATTATGAAGCCATGATCAACAATGCCGAGAACATGGGTCTGCAGCGTCTTGTGGATTGGGCAAACGAGGTTTATCAGAAGAAGAAGGATTTGTTTGTTAAATAA
- a CDS encoding sensor histidine kinase, whose protein sequence is MSIVRKIIWGYVILIFIPVVTFGYYYYVQIYGNLTQQLVESRQKILEQAYSNMKADLVRISSIQRYLQYNPYVTDYLGGLYTSDSESIYAYNRYISPIISHSLFNNNEIESFKIYKTKPQTLPISDRFLDISTLSPEVKKMASGLKPGHGVWIMSDYGASPPPLVFYQNLYNTDFTEIIGLLELRINSGLISRFYKATGSGDNWNALLLPKLGVREAIKETGIQVDEVTRKQLSDDQEEKTYFINRNTIVNQLDVEELGARIVVIGSVDEVFHSVKRKGIIMISTIVILLLSMSFAYYALASTLAKRILRLARHMRHLNDNNMKQYISKHDKLGRQDEIGFLTSTYNAMIQRMDELINNVHRAELRNKEAAYKVLQAQIKPHFLYNTLETIRMLAESNHDKEVADISYWFGKLMRYSLSSKEDHTVLAREIETVIFYLNIHKMRLQDRLSIEIDIHMDTEHVPCPRFILQPLVENSIVHGASSTLRPVHIKLQATEDAEEMRIRISDSGMGIPEDKLQALRSRLSGASESLHQIDEMEGGVGLYNVSERIKSFYGEGSDLILDSVQGSGTCLTLVVPKKLGES, encoded by the coding sequence ATGAGCATCGTCAGAAAAATCATTTGGGGATACGTCATTTTAATTTTTATACCGGTCGTGACGTTCGGTTATTACTACTACGTGCAAATCTATGGGAATCTTACCCAGCAGTTAGTCGAAAGTCGGCAGAAAATCCTGGAACAAGCCTACTCAAACATGAAGGCGGATCTTGTCCGGATCAGTTCGATCCAACGTTATCTGCAATATAACCCTTATGTAACGGATTATTTGGGAGGGCTATACACTTCGGATTCGGAAAGCATTTATGCCTACAACCGTTACATTAGTCCGATTATCTCCCATTCCCTGTTTAACAATAATGAAATCGAGTCGTTTAAAATCTATAAAACGAAACCGCAGACTTTGCCGATCTCCGACCGCTTTCTGGATATTTCAACCCTCTCGCCAGAGGTAAAAAAGATGGCAAGCGGGCTGAAGCCGGGCCATGGAGTGTGGATTATGTCCGATTATGGAGCGTCTCCGCCGCCCCTCGTGTTCTATCAGAATCTTTACAACACGGATTTCACCGAAATTATCGGCCTTCTTGAGCTCCGGATCAATAGTGGTCTTATAAGCAGATTTTACAAGGCGACGGGGAGCGGTGATAACTGGAATGCCCTTCTGCTGCCGAAGCTGGGAGTGCGGGAGGCTATTAAAGAGACCGGTATCCAAGTGGATGAAGTTACAAGGAAACAGCTGAGTGACGACCAAGAGGAGAAAACCTATTTCATTAACCGAAACACGATTGTAAACCAGCTGGACGTCGAGGAGCTCGGCGCACGGATCGTCGTTATCGGCAGCGTGGATGAGGTGTTTCATTCGGTTAAACGAAAAGGAATCATTATGATTTCAACGATCGTTATCCTTTTGCTGTCCATGTCCTTTGCCTACTATGCTCTTGCCTCAACACTGGCAAAACGTATTCTCCGGCTGGCCCGGCATATGCGCCATTTGAATGATAACAACATGAAGCAGTACATCAGCAAACATGATAAACTGGGCCGGCAGGATGAAATCGGTTTTTTGACCAGCACTTATAATGCTATGATTCAGCGTATGGACGAATTGATCAACAACGTACACCGTGCCGAACTGAGGAATAAAGAGGCTGCGTATAAAGTGCTGCAGGCACAAATTAAACCGCATTTTCTCTATAACACGCTGGAGACAATCCGAATGCTTGCCGAATCAAACCATGATAAAGAAGTGGCCGACATTTCTTATTGGTTCGGGAAGCTGATGCGTTACAGCCTGTCATCCAAAGAGGATCATACCGTTCTTGCCCGCGAAATCGAAACCGTGATCTTCTATCTCAATATTCATAAGATGCGGCTGCAGGACAGGCTTTCCATTGAAATTGACATTCATATGGATACGGAGCATGTTCCTTGTCCGCGCTTTATCCTTCAGCCTTTGGTCGAAAACAGTATCGTCCACGGGGCTTCCTCGACCTTGAGGCCGGTTCATATCAAACTGCAGGCAACGGAGGATGCAGAAGAAATGCGCATCCGTATTTCAGACAGCGGAATGGGAATACCCGAAGACAAACTGCAGGCCCTTCGTTCAAGATTATCCGGTGCGAGCGAATCTTTGCATCAGATCGATGAGATGGAAGGAGGCGTAGGCCTATACAACGTCAGTGAAAGGATAAAGTCGTTTTATGGAGAGGGCTCTGACTTGATCCTGGATAGCGTTCAGGGCAGCGGAACCTGTCTTACCCTTGTTGTACCTAAAAAGCTGGGAGAATCGTAA
- a CDS encoding carbohydrate ABC transporter permease, with protein MLKTQKQKDILFDSFIYAALFIIMLTMLYPFYYVLIASFNKGTDTLLGGVYLWPRSVTLENYKMFLGDTKWLSAFLVTVARTVLGTLLGLLLTSLVAYALSHRGLMFSKTYFTIIIFAMYFSGGLIPYYVVLRSIGLLNSFAVYIVPSMLNTFFLLIAISFFREIPGELKESAHMDGAGELVIFFKIILPVSTPLLATMALFMGVGQWNSWLDSAYFVQSDSLRTLTFRMMEVINQSNAPMDSLAVANRPASGVTSFSLQVTSMVVSIVPIICVYPFLQKYFVHGIMLGSVKG; from the coding sequence ATGCTAAAGACTCAGAAGCAAAAAGATATACTCTTTGACAGTTTCATTTATGCTGCCTTATTTATCATCATGCTTACCATGTTATATCCGTTCTATTATGTTCTGATTGCCTCTTTCAACAAAGGCACCGACACGCTGCTGGGAGGCGTTTACCTTTGGCCGAGAAGCGTCACATTGGAGAACTATAAAATGTTCCTCGGAGATACGAAGTGGCTAAGCGCTTTCCTGGTAACGGTCGCACGGACCGTATTGGGAACCCTGCTTGGTCTCCTGTTGACAAGCCTGGTCGCTTACGCGCTTTCGCACCGGGGCCTTATGTTCAGCAAAACGTATTTTACCATCATCATTTTTGCCATGTACTTTTCCGGCGGTCTGATTCCCTATTACGTCGTTCTTCGTTCGATCGGCTTGCTGAATTCGTTTGCCGTTTATATTGTTCCTTCTATGCTTAACACCTTTTTTCTGCTGATCGCCATTTCCTTTTTCCGCGAAATACCGGGCGAACTCAAAGAGTCCGCTCACATGGACGGGGCAGGTGAACTTGTCATCTTTTTCAAGATCATTTTGCCGGTTTCAACGCCGCTGCTGGCTACGATGGCCCTGTTTATGGGTGTGGGACAATGGAACTCCTGGCTGGATTCCGCTTATTTCGTACAGTCAGACAGCCTTCGCACACTTACTTTTCGCATGATGGAAGTCATCAACCAGAGCAATGCGCCGATGGATTCACTCGCTGTCGCCAATCGTCCCGCTTCGGGGGTCACAAGCTTTTCGCTGCAGGTTACCTCGATGGTCGTTTCCATTGTGCCGATTATTTGCGTGTATCCTTTCCTGCAGAAGTATTTTGTGCATGGCATCATGCTCGGTTCCGTTAAAGGCTGA